The Sulfitobacter sp. SK011 genome has a window encoding:
- a CDS encoding Na/Pi cotransporter family protein, producing the protein MLENTFFILLNLASAAALLIWSVRLVRTGFERAFGGQLRRWLQLSTSSRFTAAGCGSIAAILLQSSTAVAVLIAGFMSAGTINGIVGLTILLGADLGSAIVAKLLNSSLSLVAPVLLLGGVITFLRSARRRPRQFGRIAIGLALLFMSLDLIRAASRPMIESAQSQSVILYLADETAAAFLVAALFAWLVHSSVAAVLLFVTMAGQGIIPAEAAFAMVLGANLGGSFIALVLTLKSGVMVRRAVLANLILRGGGAAGLLYLLSAVPDLSSYLGSKPAQQALNLHLVFNATLLLVCLPLVGPLFRAVSLIVPDISAEAEAAARGTALDPDALDQPKRAFSCALRELVYIGGRVEAMLRNVLPLYSSFDEMAASAIRAENQDVAERSLKLRIYLASIRGNDSEDKIGTRAIELAGIAANLESAADMISRKMVMLAETMNQENLKFSKEGWKDVTGFHDTVYRNVQLSISVLMNEDPSLARMLVEQKETVREVAQRMEKQHLYRLKEGLSESIETSSIHLDLLRALKAVNTSFAMIAYPVLSDSGELLGSRLAAN; encoded by the coding sequence ATGTTAGAAAACACGTTTTTCATTCTACTCAATCTGGCGAGTGCTGCTGCACTTCTCATCTGGTCTGTGCGCCTTGTTCGCACGGGATTTGAGCGCGCATTCGGCGGTCAATTGCGGCGCTGGCTGCAGTTGTCAACGTCCAGCCGGTTCACGGCAGCAGGCTGCGGAAGCATTGCGGCGATCCTGTTGCAAAGCTCGACTGCGGTCGCTGTCCTCATTGCCGGCTTCATGTCGGCCGGAACGATCAATGGCATTGTCGGTCTGACGATTTTGCTGGGGGCTGACCTTGGCTCTGCGATCGTGGCAAAACTTCTCAATTCGTCGCTGTCCTTGGTCGCACCTGTGCTGCTGCTGGGGGGTGTGATCACTTTCCTGCGCAGTGCTCGGCGTCGCCCCCGCCAGTTTGGCCGTATCGCCATCGGTCTTGCACTTTTGTTCATGTCGCTTGACCTGATCCGCGCGGCCAGTCGCCCGATGATCGAAAGCGCGCAAAGCCAGAGTGTCATACTCTACCTTGCTGACGAGACCGCAGCGGCCTTTCTGGTGGCAGCATTGTTTGCCTGGCTGGTGCATTCCAGTGTCGCAGCGGTGCTGTTGTTCGTGACCATGGCTGGACAGGGGATCATACCCGCCGAAGCGGCCTTTGCCATGGTGCTGGGCGCAAATCTGGGCGGGTCCTTCATCGCGCTGGTGCTGACGCTCAAGTCTGGTGTGATGGTGCGCAGGGCGGTGTTGGCAAATCTGATCTTAAGGGGCGGCGGTGCGGCAGGTCTGCTTTATTTGCTCTCGGCTGTTCCGGATCTATCGTCCTATCTTGGATCGAAACCAGCACAACAGGCGCTGAACCTTCATTTGGTCTTTAATGCGACGTTGCTGCTTGTGTGCCTGCCGCTTGTCGGCCCGCTGTTTCGCGCGGTGTCGCTTATCGTTCCGGATATTTCAGCCGAAGCCGAAGCCGCCGCGCGCGGCACAGCGCTTGATCCCGACGCGCTGGACCAACCCAAGCGTGCGTTTTCCTGTGCCCTGCGCGAGCTGGTGTATATCGGCGGACGGGTGGAGGCCATGCTTCGTAATGTCTTGCCGCTTTACAGCAGTTTTGATGAAATGGCGGCGTCGGCGATCCGGGCAGAAAACCAAGATGTCGCTGAGCGGTCGCTCAAATTGCGGATCTACCTGGCAAGCATTCGTGGCAACGACAGTGAGGACAAAATCGGAACGCGGGCCATTGAACTTGCCGGTATTGCCGCGAACCTGGAATCGGCGGCGGATATGATTTCTCGCAAGATGGTCATGCTGGCCGAAACAATGAACCAGGAGAACCTCAAGTTCTCGAAGGAGGGCTGGAAAGATGTGACCGGGTTTCACGACACGGTCTATCGCAATGTTCAGCTTTCGATCTCTGTTCTGATGAACGAGGATCCGTCGCTGGCCCGCATGCTGGTCGAGCAGAAAGAAACCGTGCGCGAGGTCGCCCAAAGGATGGAAAAGCAGCACCTCTATCGATTGAAAGAAGGCCTGTCAGAGTCCATCGAAACCAGCAGCATCCACTTGGATCTGCTGCGGGCGCTGAAGGCGGTGAATACCAGCTTTGCCATGATCGCCTATCCGGTGCTGAGCGACAGTGGTGAACTGCTGGGCAGCAGATTGGCAGCAAACTAG
- a CDS encoding carbohydrate ABC transporter permease, with protein sequence MNKRLPLGLGIILLVLPCSLLVAFTHYPAVRALINSLWNNASSRRPSKFVGIENYEALIADDKLMQVLTNSGLYALGTIPLAIILSISMALLVNSKLPATGLMRLSFFMPTMLPLVAVANIWLFFYAPGIGLASQIMNFFGLPTINFLGSTETSLASMMVVAIWKEAGLFMIFYLAALQAVPDNLKDAARLEGAGPVRVFIDVVFPLLRPTTIFVAVNALINAFRLVDHIIVMTKGGPDNSSALLLYYIYEVTFRQRDFAYGATLTVLMVAILGILAAFQFWVLDRKTHYQ encoded by the coding sequence ATGAACAAGCGTCTGCCTTTGGGCCTCGGGATTATTCTGTTGGTGTTGCCGTGTTCGCTGCTGGTGGCGTTCACCCATTATCCGGCGGTGCGCGCCTTGATAAATTCGCTTTGGAACAACGCAAGTTCGCGCCGTCCGTCAAAGTTTGTCGGGATCGAGAATTACGAGGCGCTGATCGCTGATGACAAGCTGATGCAGGTCCTGACCAACAGTGGCCTTTACGCCCTTGGGACCATCCCGCTTGCCATAATTCTGTCTATCAGCATGGCCTTGCTGGTGAATTCAAAACTGCCTGCCACGGGCCTGATGCGCTTGTCATTCTTTATGCCGACAATGTTGCCGCTGGTGGCGGTGGCAAACATCTGGCTGTTCTTTTACGCGCCGGGCATCGGCCTTGCTTCGCAGATCATGAACTTCTTTGGGCTGCCGACTATCAACTTTCTTGGCAGCACCGAAACATCACTGGCATCGATGATGGTGGTGGCGATCTGGAAAGAGGCAGGGCTGTTCATGATCTTCTATCTTGCGGCCCTCCAGGCGGTGCCTGACAACCTCAAGGATGCCGCGCGACTTGAAGGCGCGGGCCCGGTTCGGGTTTTCATTGATGTTGTGTTTCCGCTGCTGCGGCCCACCACCATCTTTGTCGCTGTGAACGCCCTGATCAATGCCTTCCGGCTTGTTGACCACATCATCGTCATGACCAAGGGCGGACCTGATAATTCAAGCGCGCTGCTGTTGTACTACATCTACGAGGTCACCTTCCGGCAACGCGATTTCGCCTATGGCGCGACGCTGACTGTGCTGATGGTGGCGATCCTCGGCATCCTCGCGGCCTTCCAGTTCTGGGTCCTAGATAGAAAGACGCATTACCAATGA
- a CDS encoding ABC transporter substrate-binding protein codes for MTFRQTSAMPLVMSALIAGGASSVQAADLEFYFPVGVNAPAVATIEELTNEWAAQNPEHTVKAVYAGNYEETTTKALTAAQAGEPPQVAVLLAIDLFTLVEEDVILPISDIANTAEDKAWMDGFYPGFMADATFEGKIYGIPFQRSTPVFYYNKDAFRAAGLDPETPPKTWDEMIEMGKQLVVKDASGNVTQWGTRIPTLGLGGAWLFGGLVVSKGDVLSTETGIEARLNTPATVASLEFLQQLSAEGVMAPGGISWGDTPKAFLEGQTASIWTSTGNLAFINDNAEFDWGVGFLPGGDGPGAPVGGGNFYVFSDTTEEERVAAMDFIKFMTAPANAARWSIATGYVAPRADTWETPEMKAYAAELPQALVALDQMPFAYREFATFQRAKVTQYLVDAIESVVTGGSTAQEALAKAQEGADAVLGDYN; via the coding sequence ATGACTTTTAGACAGACTTCGGCGATGCCGTTGGTGATGAGCGCCCTGATTGCTGGCGGTGCGAGCAGCGTGCAGGCTGCTGATCTGGAATTCTATTTCCCGGTTGGTGTGAACGCACCTGCGGTTGCCACAATCGAGGAACTGACCAATGAATGGGCCGCGCAGAACCCCGAACACACCGTAAAAGCGGTCTATGCGGGCAACTACGAGGAAACAACAACCAAGGCGCTGACAGCAGCGCAGGCGGGCGAACCGCCGCAGGTTGCGGTTCTTTTGGCAATTGATCTGTTTACGCTTGTTGAAGAGGACGTGATCCTGCCGATCTCGGACATTGCCAACACGGCGGAAGACAAGGCGTGGATGGATGGCTTTTATCCCGGTTTCATGGCTGATGCGACGTTCGAAGGCAAAATCTATGGCATCCCGTTCCAGCGCTCGACGCCGGTTTTCTATTACAACAAGGATGCCTTCCGCGCAGCTGGTCTTGATCCTGAAACGCCGCCCAAAACCTGGGATGAGATGATCGAGATGGGCAAGCAGCTGGTGGTTAAGGATGCAAGCGGCAACGTGACCCAGTGGGGAACACGGATCCCGACACTTGGCCTTGGCGGGGCATGGCTTTTCGGTGGGTTGGTTGTTTCAAAAGGTGACGTTCTGTCGACCGAAACAGGGATCGAAGCCCGGCTTAACACACCAGCCACCGTCGCGTCGTTGGAATTTCTGCAGCAGCTCTCTGCGGAAGGGGTGATGGCACCGGGCGGCATTTCCTGGGGCGACACCCCAAAGGCCTTTCTGGAAGGTCAGACCGCGTCGATCTGGACGTCGACCGGCAATCTTGCCTTTATTAATGACAACGCCGAATTCGATTGGGGCGTTGGTTTTCTGCCCGGTGGTGACGGACCCGGAGCCCCCGTTGGTGGCGGTAACTTCTATGTCTTCAGTGACACAACGGAAGAAGAGCGCGTCGCGGCAATGGACTTTATCAAGTTCATGACCGCACCCGCAAATGCCGCCCGCTGGAGCATTGCAACGGGCTATGTCGCACCGCGCGCCGACACCTGGGAGACGCCGGAAATGAAGGCCTATGCCGCAGAATTGCCACAGGCTCTTGTGGCGCTTGACCAGATGCCTTTCGCCTACCGCGAATTTGCAACTTTCCAACGTGCGAAGGTCACGCAGTATCTTGTTGACGCGATCGAAAGCGTTGTGACCGGTGGCAGCACCGCCCAAGAGGCGCTGGCCAAGGCGCAGGAAGGGGCCGACGCGGTTCTGGGCGACTACAACTAA
- a CDS encoding DeoR/GlpR family DNA-binding transcription regulator: MSEALDLSGVRRRKIARIVEERGSVGVKDLSEEFGVSDVTIRRDLKELGQQGVVTRTHGGVMINSSIIADLSNEERKTVGHLEKKRIGEVAIDMLSDEEVVYLDAGTTALAIAVQAHRKPGCHYVTTCLGIATQLMEQDIKSFYLIGGAYRGTNDSFTGTLAISALRSLSFDVAFLCCSGIDIARRSISIGDEVYSQIQKEAIASSRRNIVVAHHEKVSTNGFVHTANFDQLDCIITGAGLDEHSLAQLKSADIEVLLA; the protein is encoded by the coding sequence ATGAGCGAGGCCCTGGATCTGTCGGGCGTCAGACGCCGTAAAATCGCACGCATTGTCGAAGAACGCGGCTCTGTTGGGGTAAAGGATCTGTCCGAGGAATTCGGCGTGTCCGACGTGACCATCCGGCGTGATCTCAAAGAATTGGGCCAGCAGGGGGTTGTCACGCGGACCCATGGTGGCGTGATGATCAATTCAAGTATCATTGCTGACCTCTCGAACGAAGAACGCAAAACCGTCGGGCACCTTGAGAAAAAGCGGATCGGCGAAGTGGCCATCGACATGCTCTCGGACGAAGAGGTGGTGTATCTGGATGCAGGGACAACCGCGCTGGCGATTGCGGTTCAGGCCCATCGCAAACCCGGCTGTCACTATGTCACGACCTGTCTTGGGATTGCGACACAGTTGATGGAACAGGACATCAAGAGCTTTTACCTTATCGGCGGGGCGTATCGCGGCACCAACGATTCCTTTACCGGTACGCTGGCGATTTCTGCGCTGCGCTCGTTGTCGTTTGACGTCGCTTTCCTGTGCTGTTCTGGCATTGATATCGCCCGTCGGTCGATCTCAATCGGTGATGAAGTATACAGTCAGATCCAAAAAGAGGCGATTGCGTCATCTCGCCGAAACATTGTTGTGGCACATCACGAAAAGGTTTCAACAAACGGTTTCGTCCACACGGCTAATTTTGATCAGTTGGATTGCATCATCACAGGCGCGGGTCTGGATGAACACAGTCTTGCCCAACTGAAAAGCGCGGATATTGAGGTATTGCTGGCATGA
- a CDS encoding carbohydrate ABC transporter permease, giving the protein MTKGLNRILTTTLAFVLAGLWGLPFLYSVWTAFHEEKYSANFKWNAPLTLENFVQAWNAAPFALYFLNTFILITIVIIANFILCTLVAYAFVRYRFRWAGFAFALVMVQLLISPEILIVENYLTLSRIGLTDTIIGIALPYLNSAFGIFLLRQTFMSVPKSLDEAAQLEGAGAWRVLWNVYVPLAKPVYLAYGLVSISFHWNNFLWPLIVTNSPEVRPVTVGLSVFATVESGVEWSLVNAATLMTTAPLIIAFLIFQRQFVANFMRAGIK; this is encoded by the coding sequence ATGACCAAGGGATTGAACAGGATACTTACGACAACACTGGCCTTTGTGCTGGCAGGTCTTTGGGGGCTTCCATTTCTCTATTCGGTTTGGACAGCCTTTCACGAAGAGAAATATTCCGCCAATTTCAAATGGAACGCGCCCCTGACGCTTGAGAACTTTGTGCAGGCATGGAATGCGGCCCCGTTTGCGCTGTATTTTCTCAACACATTCATCCTGATTACCATCGTCATTATCGCAAATTTCATTCTGTGCACACTCGTGGCCTATGCTTTTGTGCGCTACCGGTTTCGATGGGCGGGCTTTGCGTTTGCCCTTGTGATGGTGCAGCTTCTGATTTCGCCCGAGATCCTCATTGTGGAGAATTATCTGACGCTGTCCCGTATCGGTTTGACCGACACGATCATCGGGATCGCGCTGCCTTATCTGAATTCGGCCTTTGGTATTTTTCTGTTGCGCCAGACTTTCATGAGCGTGCCCAAGTCGCTGGACGAAGCCGCGCAGCTTGAAGGCGCAGGGGCGTGGCGGGTCTTGTGGAACGTCTATGTCCCGCTGGCCAAACCGGTTTACCTTGCCTATGGGCTGGTTTCGATCAGCTTTCACTGGAACAACTTTCTGTGGCCTCTCATTGTCACCAATTCGCCCGAAGTGCGCCCGGTGACCGTCGGCCTCAGCGTTTTCGCCACGGTGGAAAGCGGTGTTGAGTGGTCGCTTGTAAACGCAGCGACGTTGATGACGACCGCGCCGCTGATCATCGCCTTCCTCATCTTCCAGCGCCAGTTCGTCGCGAACTTTATGCGCGCCGGGATCAAGTAA
- a CDS encoding inositol monophosphatase, with amino-acid sequence MTLTSGQIDDLINVVRETGRREIMPHFRNLAPDSVQIKADIKDLVTDADRAAERAIATATAKILPQAVFVGEEAVADRPELLEAMGDADTSVIVDPIDGTANFVAGLAVFGTILAVVENGETTFGLLYDPVLDDWIYAIRGQGAYFMRDGKVPRKVAPRPERPLDMAKGFLPLDNYAAQDRTRVMRAFEPVCQIEDVRCSCHEYRMLASGQADFLRSVKLNPWDHAAGILILQEAGGWAEVNGGQDYTPNLHKGSVIAASCREVGKRVRQLSTCLL; translated from the coding sequence ATGACGCTCACCTCAGGACAGATTGATGATCTGATCAACGTCGTGCGCGAAACCGGCCGCCGCGAAATCATGCCACATTTTCGCAACCTCGCGCCAGACAGCGTGCAGATCAAGGCAGATATCAAGGACCTTGTGACCGATGCAGACCGGGCCGCAGAACGGGCGATTGCCACGGCCACAGCAAAAATATTGCCGCAGGCGGTCTTTGTTGGTGAAGAAGCGGTGGCCGACCGACCGGAACTTCTTGAGGCAATGGGGGACGCAGACACCAGTGTGATTGTCGATCCGATTGACGGCACTGCAAACTTTGTCGCGGGTCTTGCTGTTTTCGGAACAATCCTCGCGGTTGTTGAAAATGGCGAAACGACCTTTGGCCTGCTGTATGATCCTGTGCTGGACGACTGGATTTATGCGATCCGCGGTCAGGGTGCCTATTTCATGCGCGATGGAAAGGTCCCTCGCAAGGTGGCACCGCGACCGGAACGGCCGCTTGACATGGCCAAAGGGTTTTTGCCTTTGGACAACTATGCAGCGCAAGATCGGACAAGGGTCATGCGTGCCTTTGAACCGGTCTGCCAGATTGAGGATGTGCGCTGTTCGTGTCACGAATACCGCATGCTGGCATCGGGTCAGGCGGATTTCCTTCGCTCTGTTAAGTTGAACCCATGGGATCACGCCGCAGGGATTTTGATTTTGCAAGAAGCCGGTGGATGGGCAGAGGTCAATGGGGGTCAGGACTATACGCCGAACCTGCACAAAGGCAGCGTTATTGCCGCAAGCTGCAGAGAAGTTGGGAAACGTGTCAGGCAGCTGTCGACTTGCCTGCTCTGA
- a CDS encoding UDP-glucose--hexose-1-phosphate uridylyltransferase, protein MTNTALPDQPHRRFNPLKGDWVLVSPHRGNRPWQGQAESPTPKDKPAHDPNCYLCAGNTRATGQINPDYAGPYVFPNDYPALLTDTPLVDFAADPLFQAQNVRGTSRVICFSERHDLTLPELSVPSIRKIVDVWSKQSAELGAQFAWVAIFENKGAAMGCSNPHPHGQVWASNFIPNEIRTEDLCQKNFLADHGTNLLLSYAQREARLNERIVVQNPHWIAVVPYWATWPFETLLMPTRHVVRLTDLSEDERDALADILQRLCTRYDNLFSTEFPYSMGWHGAPPMASDTEHWQLHAHFYPPLLRSASIRKFMVGYEMLAEAQRDLTAEKAAAILRDQSEVHYLASGQ, encoded by the coding sequence ATGACGAATACCGCGCTCCCTGATCAGCCACACCGCCGGTTCAATCCACTTAAAGGCGATTGGGTTCTTGTGTCACCACATCGCGGCAACAGACCCTGGCAAGGTCAGGCGGAAAGCCCGACACCAAAAGACAAACCAGCGCATGACCCGAACTGCTATCTATGCGCTGGCAACACGCGCGCGACCGGACAGATCAACCCCGATTACGCCGGCCCATATGTCTTTCCCAATGACTATCCAGCGCTGCTGACGGATACGCCCTTGGTCGATTTCGCTGCGGACCCGCTGTTTCAGGCCCAAAATGTAAGAGGCACCTCGCGGGTCATCTGTTTTTCAGAGCGTCATGACCTGACGCTTCCTGAGCTGTCCGTCCCTTCGATCCGCAAGATTGTTGATGTGTGGAGCAAACAATCTGCAGAGCTTGGCGCGCAATTTGCATGGGTTGCCATTTTCGAGAACAAGGGGGCCGCCATGGGCTGTTCCAACCCGCATCCCCACGGTCAGGTCTGGGCATCGAATTTCATTCCCAACGAAATTCGGACCGAGGATCTGTGCCAGAAAAATTTCCTTGCCGATCATGGCACCAACCTGCTGTTGTCATATGCGCAGCGAGAGGCGCGCCTGAACGAACGGATCGTGGTCCAGAACCCGCATTGGATTGCTGTTGTTCCCTACTGGGCGACATGGCCGTTTGAAACACTGCTGATGCCGACGCGCCATGTTGTGCGACTGACCGACCTTTCAGAAGATGAACGTGATGCCCTCGCTGATATTCTACAGCGGCTTTGTACGCGCTATGACAATCTTTTCAGCACAGAATTTCCATATTCGATGGGCTGGCACGGGGCACCGCCGATGGCCAGCGATACGGAGCACTGGCAATTGCATGCGCATTTCTATCCCCCCTTGCTCAGATCCGCGAGCATCCGGAAGTTCATGGTGGGCTATGAAATGCTGGCTGAGGCGCAGCGTGATCTCACAGCAGAAAAAGCCGCCGCTATCCTTCGCGATCAATCGGAGGTCCATTATTTGGCGTCAGGGCAGTGA
- a CDS encoding ABC transporter ATP-binding protein, whose protein sequence is MNENGVSIEVKKLRKSWGPVEVLKEVDFGIEAGGFLTLLGPSGCGKSTLLRLICGLDEVSGGRVLIDGKDVTNKAAAARNLGMVFQNYALFPHMTIKENIAYGLKIRKVPADEKKKQIDRVAELMALGSLLDRRPAQLSGGQQQRVALARVLVSGRPLVLMDEPLSNLDAKLRVEIRSEIRSLNKKLGITIVYVTHDQSEALSMSDRVVLMNAGEVSQIGTPKDLYEHPANTFSATFIGTPPTNILESSEVAFPANLKITGVQDVSACQFGIRPESLTFPGDDCEFRVKARVQSVEYEGKVFLIHLMTTAGTRMVLSHPGGSVPEEGEEITVGWDRASTHVFLKSDGKAAAIAR, encoded by the coding sequence ATGAACGAAAACGGTGTCTCCATCGAAGTCAAGAAACTGCGCAAAAGCTGGGGTCCCGTTGAGGTCTTGAAAGAGGTCGATTTTGGCATTGAGGCGGGTGGTTTTCTGACGCTGCTCGGCCCCTCTGGATGTGGGAAAAGCACGCTGCTTCGGTTGATCTGCGGGCTGGACGAAGTGAGCGGCGGACGGGTTTTGATTGACGGCAAGGACGTGACCAACAAGGCGGCCGCCGCGCGGAACCTTGGCATGGTCTTCCAGAACTATGCGCTGTTCCCGCATATGACCATCAAGGAAAACATCGCATATGGCCTGAAGATCCGGAAGGTTCCGGCAGACGAAAAGAAAAAGCAGATCGACCGGGTTGCTGAGCTTATGGCGCTTGGAAGTCTCCTTGACCGCAGACCGGCGCAGCTTTCGGGTGGGCAACAGCAGCGCGTGGCTCTGGCAAGGGTGCTGGTCTCGGGGCGGCCACTGGTGCTGATGGATGAACCACTGTCCAATCTCGACGCCAAACTGCGCGTCGAAATACGCAGCGAAATTCGGTCTCTGAACAAAAAATTGGGCATCACCATCGTCTATGTGACCCACGATCAAAGCGAGGCATTGTCGATGTCCGATCGGGTTGTGTTGATGAACGCGGGGGAGGTGTCGCAGATAGGGACACCGAAAGACCTTTATGAGCATCCCGCCAACACATTTTCAGCCACGTTTATCGGGACGCCGCCGACAAATATCCTGGAATCGTCCGAGGTGGCCTTTCCTGCCAATCTCAAGATCACCGGGGTTCAGGATGTGTCAGCCTGCCAGTTTGGCATCAGACCTGAAAGCCTGACCTTTCCCGGCGACGATTGCGAATTCCGGGTGAAGGCGCGTGTGCAGAGCGTTGAATACGAGGGCAAAGTTTTTCTGATCCATCTGATGACGACCGCTGGCACGCGCATGGTGCTGTCGCACCCCGGTGGATCTGTTCCCGAGGAAGGTGAGGAAATTACCGTGGGCTGGGACCGCGCATCGACGCATGTGTTTTTGAAGAGTGACGGAAAGGCAGCCGCAATCGCGCGCTGA
- a CDS encoding iron-containing alcohol dehydrogenase, with amino-acid sequence MFSFSGPQTIHFGRGQSQQTPTLAAGFGNAVLLVHGASAARAKWLIDACNDAGLTTKTISCLREPSLPDIELALDQLKGFQPDVVIALGGGSVIDFAKALTALILCPGAPRNYLEVVGDGRQLEHPPVPMIALPTTAGTGAEVTKNAVISVPDRGLKVSLRDPRMVPDIAIIDANLMQGAPRHVTLASGLDAVTQVIEPYLSVKANPMTDALCRAAIPTGLGVLRTLVENDAPDAWDSMAWVSTCGGLALANAGLGAVHGFAGVIGGKTNAPHGEICGALLPAVLQSHQRNAKQETDVHTRLQWVVQQIADHFAKDNTADPIRELRRWSQDMGLRGLQDMGLALADFPEVAEAAATASSMKGNPFQLSQPDLLQILNAAK; translated from the coding sequence ATGTTTTCATTCAGTGGCCCGCAAACAATCCACTTTGGACGCGGTCAAAGCCAACAGACACCCACATTGGCGGCAGGTTTCGGGAACGCCGTCTTGTTGGTGCATGGGGCCAGTGCGGCGCGGGCAAAATGGCTCATTGATGCGTGCAATGACGCTGGCCTGACGACAAAAACGATAAGCTGTCTGCGCGAGCCATCCTTGCCGGATATTGAGCTGGCGCTGGACCAGCTGAAGGGGTTTCAGCCTGATGTTGTGATCGCCTTGGGCGGCGGGTCGGTGATTGACTTTGCCAAGGCTCTGACCGCGCTGATCCTCTGCCCCGGTGCCCCGCGCAACTATCTTGAGGTTGTCGGCGATGGACGGCAATTGGAGCATCCACCAGTGCCGATGATCGCGCTGCCAACCACGGCAGGCACAGGCGCGGAAGTGACCAAAAATGCGGTCATCTCGGTGCCGGATCGAGGCCTCAAAGTCAGCCTTCGTGATCCCCGCATGGTACCCGACATTGCGATCATTGACGCCAATCTGATGCAGGGCGCGCCAAGGCATGTTACTCTTGCCTCAGGTCTGGATGCCGTCACGCAAGTGATCGAACCCTACCTTTCGGTCAAGGCAAACCCGATGACGGACGCCCTGTGCCGGGCTGCGATTCCAACCGGTCTTGGTGTACTGCGCACCCTTGTTGAAAACGATGCGCCCGACGCGTGGGACAGCATGGCCTGGGTCAGCACCTGCGGTGGCCTTGCTCTGGCGAACGCCGGGCTGGGCGCTGTGCACGGATTTGCGGGGGTGATTGGCGGAAAAACCAATGCGCCGCATGGGGAAATCTGTGGTGCTCTGCTTCCTGCAGTTTTGCAATCCCATCAGCGCAATGCAAAACAGGAGACAGATGTGCACACCCGTCTGCAATGGGTGGTACAGCAAATCGCGGACCACTTTGCAAAAGACAACACCGCAGACCCCATACGTGAGCTGCGCCGCTGGTCTCAGGACATGGGTCTTCGCGGGTTGCAGGATATGGGTTTGGCTTTGGCGGACTTCCCCGAGGTTGCCGAGGCCGCCGCCACCGCATCATCCATGAAGGGCAACCCTTTCCAGCTGTCTCAACCGGACCTCTTGCAGATACTGAACGCGGCAAAATAG
- a CDS encoding metallophosphoesterase — MRFAHLSDLHLSQLPVAGVSADADAILDHLVQDVRRISEILDFVVVSGDMTDDADPASFRQFENLFASIGLPVYIVPGNHDGPAGYYQYRDGSEQFAAWDISNRTVELPDVRLIGLDTCIEGEPTGRIDPKAFELIEQEVAQRDVAPLVIVMHHPPVPPGLHDFDVVAQLDGCDKLLEIIQRAGTSQIILSGHVHRPYQGRSHGIACFVAGSPTSAYTSDVPFGASPIRPKGLQDFYFVHEIDKTGRHVVTPQHFPYAGRDGPRRT, encoded by the coding sequence ATGCGATTTGCCCATCTGAGCGATCTACATCTCAGTCAACTCCCGGTGGCGGGTGTATCTGCCGACGCTGACGCCATTCTTGACCATCTTGTTCAGGACGTGCGACGGATCAGCGAAATACTCGATTTTGTTGTCGTCTCTGGCGACATGACCGACGACGCTGATCCGGCGTCATTTCGCCAGTTTGAGAACCTCTTCGCGTCAATCGGTCTGCCTGTTTATATCGTGCCGGGCAACCATGACGGCCCGGCGGGCTATTATCAGTACCGCGACGGATCGGAACAGTTTGCGGCATGGGACATTTCCAACCGGACTGTCGAGTTGCCGGATGTGCGCCTGATCGGTCTCGACACGTGTATCGAAGGGGAACCAACCGGCAGGATCGACCCCAAAGCGTTTGAATTGATCGAGCAGGAGGTCGCGCAGCGCGACGTAGCGCCTCTGGTCATCGTCATGCACCATCCGCCGGTGCCCCCCGGTCTGCACGATTTTGACGTGGTGGCGCAGCTTGACGGGTGTGACAAGCTGCTTGAGATTATTCAAAGGGCAGGGACCTCACAAATCATCCTGTCTGGCCATGTGCACCGCCCCTATCAAGGGCGCAGCCATGGGATAGCGTGTTTTGTGGCTGGCAGCCCGACCAGCGCCTACACTTCGGATGTGCCGTTCGGTGCCTCGCCGATCCGACCAAAAGGGCTGCAGGATTTTTACTTTGTCCACGAGATTGACAAGACGGGCCGCCATGTTGTCACGCCACAGCATTTTCCCTATGCGGGGCGCGACGGCCCCAGGCGGACATGA